A window of the Streptomyces sp. Ag109_O5-10 genome harbors these coding sequences:
- a CDS encoding FAD-dependent monooxygenase — protein sequence MDAQVIVVGAGPAGMMLAGELRLAGADVIVLEKLPARTGESRGLGFTARTMEVFDQRGLLPRFGDIEVSNVGHFGGLPVDFGVLDGAHQAAKTIPQSVTETVLEEWAGRLGADIRRRHEVLSVKEKEDSVEVEVRGPEGVHRLRAEYLVGCDGGRSTIRKAAGFDFPGTPSTLEMYLADVKGIELEPRMIGETLPGGMVMVGPLPGGTTRLIICERGTPPQRRDKPPTWAEAAAAWQRLTGDDISHAEAVWVSSFGDGTRLVTEYRRGRILLAGDSAHIHLPAGGQGMNTSIQDAVNLGWKLGAVVRGRAPETLLDTYHDERHPVGERLMMNTRAQGLLFLSGPEVQPLRDVLNELIRYPEVGRHLAAMVSGLEIHYDVDGGGHPLLGRRLPNVPLTGHRRVSSSTEALRAGRGVLLDLAGNERLRDRAWAWRDRVDVVTAVAANGSLAATTAVLVRPDGYVAWAAPGSHADLPMALERWFGPAR from the coding sequence ATGGACGCACAAGTCATCGTCGTGGGCGCCGGCCCGGCCGGCATGATGCTCGCGGGCGAGCTACGGCTCGCGGGCGCCGACGTCATCGTCCTGGAGAAGCTGCCCGCGCGCACCGGAGAGTCGCGCGGGCTCGGCTTCACCGCCCGCACCATGGAGGTCTTCGACCAGCGCGGACTGCTGCCCCGCTTCGGGGACATCGAGGTCAGCAACGTGGGCCACTTCGGCGGCCTGCCGGTCGACTTCGGTGTCCTGGACGGCGCCCACCAGGCTGCCAAAACGATCCCGCAGTCGGTCACCGAGACCGTCCTGGAGGAGTGGGCCGGCCGGCTCGGCGCGGACATCCGGCGCCGGCACGAGGTGCTGTCCGTCAAGGAGAAGGAGGACAGCGTCGAGGTCGAGGTGCGCGGCCCCGAGGGCGTGCACCGGCTGCGCGCCGAGTACCTCGTCGGGTGCGACGGCGGCCGCTCGACCATCCGCAAGGCCGCCGGCTTCGACTTCCCGGGGACGCCGTCGACGCTGGAGATGTACCTCGCCGACGTGAAGGGCATCGAGCTGGAGCCCCGGATGATCGGGGAGACCCTGCCCGGCGGGATGGTCATGGTCGGCCCGCTGCCCGGCGGCACCACCCGGCTGATCATCTGCGAACGCGGCACCCCGCCGCAGCGCCGCGACAAGCCGCCGACCTGGGCGGAGGCCGCGGCGGCCTGGCAGCGGCTGACCGGCGACGACATCTCGCACGCCGAGGCGGTGTGGGTGTCGTCGTTCGGCGACGGCACGCGGCTCGTCACCGAGTACCGGCGCGGCCGGATCCTGCTCGCCGGCGACTCCGCGCACATCCACCTGCCGGCCGGCGGGCAGGGCATGAACACCAGCATCCAGGACGCCGTGAACCTCGGCTGGAAGCTGGGTGCGGTGGTGCGGGGACGGGCGCCGGAGACGCTGCTCGACACGTACCACGACGAACGGCACCCGGTCGGGGAGCGGCTGATGATGAACACCCGGGCGCAGGGACTGCTGTTCCTGTCCGGGCCCGAGGTGCAGCCGCTGCGGGACGTGCTGAACGAGCTGATCCGCTATCCGGAGGTCGGCAGGCACCTGGCGGCGATGGTGTCCGGACTCGAGATCCACTACGACGTCGACGGGGGCGGGCATCCGCTGCTCGGCCGACGGTTGCCGAACGTGCCGCTCACCGGGCACCGGAGGGTGTCCTCCAGCACCGAGGCGCTGCGCGCCGGGCGGGGTGTGCTGCTCGACCTCGCCGGCAACGAGAGGTTGCGGGACCGCGCCTGGGCCTGGCGGGACCGGGTGGACGTGGTGACGGCGGTGGCGGCCAACGGCTCGCTCGCGGCTACCACGGCTGTGCTGGTGCGGCCGGACGGGTACGTGGCGTGGGCGGCGCCGGGCAGTCACGCGGATCTGCCGATGGCCCTCGAGCGGTGGTTCGGGCCTGCGCGTTGA
- a CDS encoding TcmI family type II polyketide cyclase: protein MHSTLIVARMEPGSSAEVARLFGEFDRTEMPHLMGTRRRELFAYRGLYFHLQHFDTDNGGELIEEAKSDERFVRISEDLKPFIQAYDPATWRSPADAVATRFYDWEGRA, encoded by the coding sequence ATGCACAGCACCTTGATCGTCGCCCGGATGGAACCGGGGAGCAGCGCGGAGGTCGCGCGGCTGTTCGGGGAGTTCGACCGGACCGAGATGCCGCATCTGATGGGCACGCGGCGCCGGGAGCTCTTCGCCTACCGCGGGCTGTACTTCCACCTCCAGCACTTCGACACCGACAACGGCGGTGAGCTGATCGAGGAGGCCAAGAGCGACGAGCGGTTCGTGCGGATCAGCGAGGACCTGAAGCCGTTCATCCAGGCGTACGACCCCGCCACCTGGCGCTCTCCCGCCGACGCGGTCGCCACGCGCTTCTACGACTGGGAGGGCCGGGCGTGA
- a CDS encoding beta-ketoacyl synthase, whose amino-acid sequence MNARRVVITGVGVIAPGGVGTKNFWNLLSEGRTATRGITFFDPSSFRSRVAAEVDFDPEEHGLSPQEIRRMDRAAQLAVVSAREALADSGLDLSGADPHRVGVTIGSAVGATMGLDQEYRVVSDGGRLDLVDHTYAVPHLYNYLVPSSFAAEVAWAVGAEGAATVVSTGCTSGLDSVGHAVELIREGSACAMIAGATDAPISPITLACFDAIKATTPRNDDPEHASRPFDGTRNGFVLGEGSAVFVLEELEGARARGAHIYAEIAGYASRCNAFHMTGLRPDGAEMAEAITVALDEARLNPEAVDYINAHGSGTKQNDRHETAAFKKSLGDHAYRTPVSSIKSMVGHSLGAIGSIEIAASVLAMEHNVVPPTANLHTPDPECDLDYVPLTAREHRTDAVLTVGSGFGGFQSAMVLARPERSAAA is encoded by the coding sequence GTGAACGCCAGGCGAGTGGTCATCACCGGGGTCGGCGTCATCGCCCCCGGCGGTGTCGGCACCAAGAACTTCTGGAACCTGCTCAGCGAGGGCCGCACCGCGACCCGCGGCATCACCTTCTTCGACCCGTCCTCCTTCCGGTCCCGGGTCGCCGCCGAGGTCGATTTCGACCCCGAGGAGCACGGGCTGAGCCCGCAGGAGATACGGCGGATGGACCGGGCGGCCCAGCTGGCCGTCGTCAGCGCCCGCGAGGCCCTCGCCGACAGCGGGCTCGACCTGTCCGGCGCCGACCCCCACCGGGTCGGGGTCACCATCGGCAGCGCGGTCGGCGCGACCATGGGGCTCGACCAGGAGTACCGGGTGGTCAGCGACGGCGGCCGGCTCGACCTGGTCGACCACACCTACGCCGTCCCGCACCTCTACAACTACCTGGTGCCCAGCTCGTTCGCGGCGGAGGTCGCCTGGGCGGTGGGCGCGGAGGGCGCCGCCACGGTGGTCTCCACCGGCTGCACCTCGGGGCTCGACTCCGTCGGGCACGCGGTGGAGCTGATCCGGGAGGGCTCGGCCTGCGCGATGATCGCCGGCGCCACCGACGCCCCGATCTCCCCGATCACCCTGGCCTGCTTCGACGCCATCAAGGCCACCACCCCGCGCAACGACGACCCCGAACACGCCTCCCGCCCCTTCGACGGCACCCGCAACGGCTTCGTGCTGGGGGAGGGGTCGGCCGTGTTCGTCCTGGAGGAACTGGAGGGCGCGCGGGCACGCGGGGCGCACATCTACGCCGAGATCGCCGGGTACGCCTCCCGCTGCAACGCCTTCCACATGACCGGGCTGCGGCCCGACGGCGCGGAGATGGCCGAGGCCATCACGGTCGCCCTCGACGAGGCGCGCCTCAACCCCGAGGCCGTCGACTACATCAACGCGCACGGCTCCGGCACCAAGCAGAACGACCGGCACGAGACCGCCGCGTTCAAGAAGAGCCTCGGCGACCACGCCTACCGGACCCCGGTCTCCTCGATCAAGTCGATGGTCGGGCACTCGCTCGGCGCGATCGGCTCCATCGAGATCGCCGCGTCCGTCCTCGCCATGGAGCACAACGTCGTGCCCCCGACGGCCAACCTGCACACCCCCGACCCCGAGTGCGACCTGGACTACGTCCCGCTCACCGCCCGCGAGCACCGCACCGACGCGGTGCTCACCGTGGGCAGCGGGTTCGGCGGCTTCCAGAGCGCGATGGTGCTCGCCCGACCGGAGAGGAGCGCGGCCGCATGA
- a CDS encoding ketosynthase chain-length factor: MSTRTVVTGLGIAAPNGLGTTDYWAAARAGKSGIGRITRFDPSGYPAKLAGEVPGFRAAEHLPNRLLAQTDHMTRLALVATDWALADGGVTPADLPAYDMGVVTASSSGGFEFGQGELQKLWSQGSQFVSAYQSFAWFYAVNSGQISIRNGMKGPSGVVVSDQAGGLEALAHARRQIRKGTRLIVSGAIDASICPWGWVAQLASDRLSTSEEPDRSYLPFDSAAAGHVAGEGGAILILEAEETAVRRGARVYGEIAGYGATFDPAPGSGRPPGLRKAIELALADAGADAADVDVVFADAAAVPELDRVEADAIADVFGPHGVPVTAPKTMTGRLYSGAAPLDVATALLAVRDGVVPATVNVSPETGYDLDLVVGEPRLTEVRTALVLARGYAGFNSAMVVRA, from the coding sequence ATGAGCACGCGGACCGTGGTGACCGGGCTCGGCATCGCCGCGCCCAACGGCCTTGGCACGACCGACTACTGGGCGGCCGCCCGCGCCGGGAAGAGCGGGATCGGCCGCATCACGCGGTTCGACCCGTCCGGGTATCCGGCGAAGCTGGCGGGTGAGGTGCCCGGGTTCAGGGCCGCGGAGCACCTGCCGAACCGGCTGCTCGCCCAGACCGACCACATGACCCGCCTAGCGCTCGTCGCGACGGACTGGGCGCTGGCCGACGGGGGGGTCACTCCGGCCGACCTGCCCGCCTACGACATGGGCGTCGTGACCGCCAGCTCCTCCGGCGGCTTCGAGTTCGGGCAGGGGGAACTGCAGAAGCTGTGGAGCCAGGGCAGTCAGTTCGTCTCGGCATACCAGTCGTTCGCCTGGTTCTACGCCGTCAACAGCGGCCAGATCTCCATCCGCAACGGCATGAAGGGCCCGAGCGGTGTCGTCGTCTCCGACCAGGCGGGCGGCCTCGAAGCCCTCGCGCACGCGCGCCGGCAGATCCGCAAGGGGACGCGGCTCATCGTCTCCGGGGCGATCGACGCGTCCATCTGCCCGTGGGGGTGGGTGGCGCAGCTCGCCAGCGACCGCCTGTCCACGTCGGAGGAGCCGGACCGCTCCTACCTGCCGTTCGACTCCGCGGCGGCCGGGCACGTGGCCGGCGAGGGCGGCGCGATCCTGATCCTGGAGGCCGAGGAGACGGCCGTACGGCGCGGTGCCCGGGTGTACGGGGAGATCGCGGGGTACGGCGCGACGTTCGACCCGGCGCCGGGGAGCGGGCGGCCGCCCGGGCTGCGCAAGGCGATCGAGCTGGCCCTCGCGGACGCGGGGGCGGACGCGGCCGACGTCGACGTGGTGTTCGCCGACGCGGCGGCCGTGCCGGAGCTGGACCGGGTGGAGGCCGACGCGATCGCCGACGTGTTCGGGCCGCACGGGGTGCCGGTGACGGCGCCGAAGACGATGACCGGGCGGCTGTACTCGGGGGCTGCGCCGCTGGACGTCGCGACGGCGCTGCTCGCCGTCCGCGACGGGGTGGTGCCGGCGACGGTGAACGTCTCACCGGAGACCGGGTACGACCTCGACCTGGTGGTCGGGGAACCGCGCCTGACCGAGGTACGGACGGCCCTGGTGCTGGCGCGCGGGTACGCCGGCTTCAACTCGGCGATGGTCGTGCGGGCGTAG
- a CDS encoding acyl carrier protein, which yields MATQSFTLDDLKRILLEAAGADESVDLDGDILDTDFEELSYESLAILETCGRIEREYDITLDDTVVTEARTPRELLAVVNTQLGDVAAAA from the coding sequence GTGGCCACCCAGTCCTTCACCCTCGACGACCTCAAGCGGATCCTGCTGGAGGCCGCCGGTGCCGATGAGAGCGTCGACCTCGACGGGGACATCCTCGACACCGACTTCGAGGAGCTCAGCTACGAGTCCCTCGCCATCCTGGAGACCTGCGGGCGCATCGAGCGGGAGTACGACATCACGCTGGACGACACCGTGGTGACCGAGGCCAGGACGCCCCGCGAGCTGCTCGCCGTCGTCAACACGCAGCTCGGTGACGTCGCCGCCGCTGCCTGA
- the fabG gene encoding 3-oxoacyl-ACP reductase FabG, giving the protein MSEQQQRVALVSGATSGIGLAAARLLARQGHRVFIGSRDAGNVERTVKELRAEGLDVDGTTLDVRSALSIETFVRAAVERYGTVDVLVNNAGRSGGGVTADIDDELWYDVVETNLNSVFRLTRAALTTGGMREKSRGRIINIASTAGKQGVVLGAPYSASKHGVVGFTKALGNELAPTGITVNAVCPGYVETPMAQRVRAGYAAAYDTSEDAILDKFTAKIPLGRYSTPDEVAGLVGYLASDTAASITAQALNVCGGLGNF; this is encoded by the coding sequence ATGTCCGAACAGCAGCAGAGGGTCGCCCTGGTCTCCGGGGCCACCAGCGGAATCGGTCTCGCCGCGGCGCGGCTGCTGGCCCGGCAGGGCCACCGCGTCTTCATCGGCTCCCGCGACGCCGGGAACGTCGAGCGGACCGTGAAGGAACTGCGTGCGGAGGGGCTCGACGTCGACGGGACCACCCTCGACGTGCGGTCCGCGCTGTCCATCGAGACCTTCGTGCGGGCCGCCGTGGAGCGGTACGGCACCGTCGACGTGCTGGTCAACAACGCCGGCCGGTCCGGCGGTGGCGTGACCGCCGACATCGACGACGAACTCTGGTACGACGTCGTCGAGACCAACCTCAACAGCGTCTTCCGCCTCACCCGCGCCGCCCTCACCACCGGCGGCATGCGGGAGAAGAGCCGGGGGCGGATCATCAACATCGCGTCCACGGCCGGGAAGCAGGGCGTCGTGCTCGGGGCGCCGTACTCCGCCTCCAAGCACGGCGTGGTCGGCTTCACCAAGGCCCTCGGCAACGAGCTGGCCCCCACCGGCATCACCGTCAACGCCGTCTGCCCGGGATACGTGGAGACGCCCATGGCACAGCGGGTGCGCGCCGGTTACGCCGCCGCCTACGACACCAGCGAGGACGCCATCCTCGACAAGTTCACGGCGAAGATCCCGCTCGGCCGCTACTCGACCCCGGACGAGGTCGCCGGCCTCGTCGGCTACCTCGCCTCCGACACCGCCGCCTCCATCACCGCGCAGGCCCTCAACGTCTGCGGCGGCCTCGGCAACTTCTGA
- a CDS encoding aromatase/cyclase, which produces MSEPKEVEHEIMVSAPAAEVYRLIADVANWPRIFPPTIYVDHLERSGNEELIGIWATAGGEAKNWTSRRVLDPEGLRITFRQTVSTPPVATMGGTWIIEPAGEGASRVRLLHDYTAVGDDPAGLAWIDEAVDRNSRSELAALKTNLELATAAEELTFSFEDTVRVDGAAKDLYDFVNEADRWSERLPHVATVRLTEDTPGLQTLEMDTRAKDGSTHTTRSYRVCLDGRKIAYKQTTLPALMNLHTGYWTFRETDEGTFASSQHTVVLRPENITKILGPEAGVAEAREYVQGALSTNSRATLNHAKAYAEARR; this is translated from the coding sequence ATGTCCGAGCCGAAGGAAGTCGAGCACGAGATCATGGTCTCGGCGCCGGCCGCCGAGGTCTACCGGCTGATCGCCGACGTGGCCAACTGGCCGCGGATCTTCCCGCCGACCATCTACGTCGACCACCTGGAGCGCTCCGGGAACGAGGAGCTGATCGGGATCTGGGCCACCGCGGGCGGCGAGGCCAAGAACTGGACCTCGCGCCGCGTCCTGGACCCCGAGGGCCTGCGGATCACCTTCCGCCAGACCGTCTCCACCCCGCCCGTCGCGACCATGGGCGGCACCTGGATCATCGAGCCCGCCGGCGAGGGGGCCTCGCGGGTGCGGCTGCTGCACGACTACACCGCCGTAGGCGACGACCCGGCGGGCCTGGCCTGGATCGACGAGGCCGTCGACCGCAACTCCCGCTCCGAGCTGGCCGCGCTGAAGACGAACCTCGAACTCGCCACCGCGGCCGAGGAGCTGACGTTCTCCTTCGAGGACACCGTGCGGGTCGACGGGGCCGCCAAGGACCTCTACGACTTCGTCAACGAGGCCGACCGCTGGTCCGAGCGGCTGCCGCACGTGGCGACCGTCCGGCTCACCGAGGACACCCCGGGCCTGCAGACCCTGGAGATGGACACCCGCGCCAAGGACGGCTCGACGCACACCACCAGGTCGTACCGGGTCTGCCTCGACGGCCGGAAGATCGCCTACAAGCAGACCACCCTGCCGGCCCTGATGAACCTGCACACCGGCTACTGGACCTTCCGCGAGACCGACGAGGGCACCTTCGCCTCCTCGCAGCACACCGTCGTGCTGCGGCCCGAGAACATCACGAAGATCCTCGGTCCCGAGGCGGGCGTCGCCGAGGCCCGGGAGTACGTGCAGGGCGCGCTCAGCACCAACAGCCGCGCCACCCTGAACCACGCCAAGGCGTACGCCGAAGCGAGGCGCTGA
- a CDS encoding SDR family oxidoreductase, whose amino-acid sequence MAGADAVDTHVLVVGAGPVGLMLAGELRLGGADVTVLERLAVPTTESRASTLHARTMELLRQRGLLEGPGGFADPEPPPNEPRGHFGGLPLDLTLPSSHPGQWKVPQTRTEEVLGAWAERLGARVLRGHEVFALTRHPDHVTVATEEQGHRREFTARYVVGCDGEQSAVRRLAGIAFPGDAAGRELIRADVDGIDIPNRRFQRLPNGLAIAARRGDGVTRVMVHRFGTPPRTAQTRFADIVAAWRDVTGEDIGHGTPLWVNSFGDASRQAERYRAGRVLLAGDAAHQQMPIGGQALNLGLQDAVNLGWKLAATVLGRAPAGLLDSYHDERHAVGRRVLSAIRAQARLLLGGPEVESLRSVVGELTSYEKVRTHLAGTISGLDVRYGDDDRQPLIGSRLQEVRLDSGATTAELLCPARGLLLVTDPALAGAVGDRSASVDTVVTRPAGPLDGLAAVLVRPDGYVAWAGPTADGLHEALGRWFAPDPGAPAPHPPQPIVRRRKMGNLAGKTALVTGASRGMGRATAERLAADGALVAVHYGSSAEAAAEVVAGIEKDGGRAFAVGAELGTTGDVHELFLALEAGLKERTGETELNILVNNAGVMGGVKAEDTTPEEFDRIFAVNARAPFFVIQRALANMPDGGRIVNISSGLTRFANPDEIAYAMSKGAVEQLALHYAKLLGPRGITVNSVAPGITRNGNPLFDVPEAVEAMSALSAFNRVGEPQDVADVIAFLVSDDARWVTGSFVDASGGTLLG is encoded by the coding sequence ATGGCCGGTGCCGACGCGGTCGACACGCACGTCCTGGTGGTCGGCGCCGGACCCGTCGGGCTCATGCTCGCCGGGGAACTGCGCCTCGGCGGCGCCGACGTGACCGTCCTGGAACGGCTGGCCGTCCCCACCACGGAGTCCCGGGCGTCCACCCTGCACGCACGCACCATGGAACTGCTGCGGCAGCGCGGGCTGCTGGAAGGGCCCGGTGGCTTCGCCGACCCCGAACCGCCGCCGAACGAGCCCCGCGGCCACTTCGGCGGCCTCCCCCTCGACCTCACCCTGCCCAGCAGCCACCCCGGGCAGTGGAAGGTCCCGCAGACGCGCACCGAGGAGGTCCTCGGCGCCTGGGCCGAGCGGCTCGGCGCGCGGGTGCTGCGCGGACACGAGGTCTTCGCCCTCACGCGGCACCCGGACCACGTCACCGTGGCGACCGAGGAACAGGGCCACCGACGGGAGTTCACCGCCCGGTACGTCGTCGGCTGCGACGGCGAGCAGTCGGCCGTACGGCGCCTCGCGGGCATCGCCTTCCCGGGCGACGCGGCCGGACGGGAACTGATCCGCGCCGACGTCGACGGCATCGACATCCCGAACCGGCGCTTCCAGCGGCTGCCGAACGGGCTGGCCATCGCCGCCAGACGCGGCGACGGCGTCACCCGGGTCATGGTCCACCGGTTCGGCACCCCGCCGCGCACCGCGCAGACCCGCTTCGCCGACATCGTCGCCGCCTGGCGGGACGTCACCGGCGAGGACATCGGCCACGGCACCCCGCTGTGGGTGAACTCCTTCGGCGACGCCTCCCGGCAGGCCGAGCGTTACCGCGCGGGCCGGGTGCTGCTGGCCGGCGACGCGGCCCACCAGCAGATGCCGATCGGCGGCCAGGCCCTCAACCTCGGCCTCCAGGACGCCGTGAACCTCGGCTGGAAACTCGCCGCCACCGTCCTCGGCCGGGCCCCGGCCGGACTCCTCGACAGCTACCACGACGAACGGCACGCCGTCGGGCGCCGCGTCCTGTCCGCCATCCGCGCCCAGGCCCGGCTGCTGCTGGGCGGACCAGAGGTGGAGTCACTGCGTTCCGTCGTCGGCGAACTCACGTCGTACGAGAAGGTCCGGACCCACCTCGCCGGGACGATCAGCGGCCTCGACGTGCGGTACGGGGACGACGACCGGCAGCCGCTGATCGGCTCGCGGCTGCAGGAGGTGCGGCTCGACTCCGGGGCGACCACGGCCGAACTGCTCTGCCCGGCACGCGGGTTGCTGCTCGTGACGGACCCGGCGCTGGCCGGGGCGGTGGGGGACCGGTCGGCGTCCGTCGACACGGTCGTCACCCGTCCCGCGGGGCCCCTCGACGGCCTCGCCGCCGTGCTCGTACGCCCGGACGGCTACGTCGCCTGGGCCGGCCCCACCGCGGACGGCCTGCACGAGGCACTCGGCCGCTGGTTCGCACCCGACCCGGGCGCCCCCGCCCCCCACCCACCACAACCAATCGTCAGGAGAAGGAAGATGGGCAACCTGGCCGGAAAGACCGCCCTCGTCACCGGCGCCAGCCGGGGCATGGGCCGGGCCACCGCCGAACGGCTGGCCGCCGACGGCGCGCTGGTCGCCGTGCACTACGGCAGCAGCGCGGAGGCCGCCGCCGAGGTGGTCGCCGGGATCGAGAAGGACGGCGGGCGGGCCTTCGCCGTCGGCGCCGAACTGGGCACGACCGGCGACGTCCACGAGCTGTTCCTCGCCCTGGAGGCGGGCCTCAAGGAGCGCACCGGCGAGACCGAGCTGAACATCCTCGTCAACAACGCGGGCGTGATGGGCGGGGTGAAGGCCGAGGACACCACCCCGGAGGAGTTCGACCGGATCTTCGCCGTCAACGCCAGGGCGCCGTTCTTCGTCATCCAGCGGGCGCTGGCCAACATGCCCGACGGCGGCCGGATCGTGAACATCTCCTCGGGGCTGACCCGGTTCGCCAACCCGGACGAGATCGCCTACGCCATGAGCAAGGGCGCGGTGGAGCAACTGGCGCTCCACTACGCCAAGCTGCTGGGCCCGCGCGGGATCACCGTGAACAGCGTCGCGCCGGGCATCACCCGCAACGGCAACCCGCTGTTCGACGTCCCCGAGGCCGTCGAGGCCATGTCCGCGCTGTCCGCCTTCAACCGCGTCGGCGAACCGCAGGACGTCGCCGACGTCATCGCCTTCCTCGTCTCCGACGACGCCCGCTGGGTCACCGGCTCCTTCGTCGACGCGAGCGGCGGCACCCTCCTCGGGTGA
- a CDS encoding MFS transporter — protein sequence MTRTLPAPAAAGTDERFGRLWGLLLVLAGNMLIDALEVSVAVVALPAIGTDLGQPPTVTQWAMTGFAAGFGGLLLFGARVVTLLGRRRVYLAALLAFAAASVLSALAHDPWLLLATRLAKGFCAALTAPTGLAIITGHFPEGGPRNRAVSVYTLFGAGGFTAGLILSGWLTETSWRWAFAFPAPVVLLLFACGLRLIPRSDEGTAPSTPRGATENTAKGRSVPTGAAESALKGRGELRDQPPPGRTRTTTRHFGIPSALTLLGALLALVQGITQLPAHGWSDPRAVGPLCTAALLLSAFRQIERRSTAPLLNLGPLRGNPTLIRSAVGAACLNGSYLGLLFVLTYQAQTLAGWSPLRTAFALLPAAAPPALTAPAAGRLVARFGAPRLIVAGAACAFAGTLLQLRPHPWPLDYPARMLPTLLLVGAAFVLSFAALNMQAMSRLAPADRLTGSGLYQTAVQLAAVLAVALCAALLAAHAPVPGAGPAAAAAACRPALTLVAALGLLGLLVGLTGLIRTQPPPSSPHHGE from the coding sequence GTGACCAGGACCCTTCCGGCACCGGCCGCCGCGGGCACGGACGAGCGGTTCGGCCGGCTGTGGGGGCTGCTGCTCGTCCTCGCCGGCAACATGCTCATCGACGCGCTGGAGGTGTCCGTCGCGGTGGTGGCGCTGCCCGCCATCGGCACGGACCTGGGACAGCCGCCGACCGTCACCCAGTGGGCGATGACCGGCTTCGCCGCCGGCTTCGGCGGACTGCTCCTCTTCGGCGCCCGCGTGGTGACCCTCCTGGGCCGCCGTCGCGTCTACCTCGCGGCCCTCCTCGCCTTCGCCGCCGCCTCCGTGCTCAGCGCCCTCGCCCACGACCCCTGGCTGCTCCTGGCCACCCGCCTGGCCAAGGGCTTCTGCGCCGCCCTGACGGCCCCCACCGGCCTCGCCATCATCACCGGCCACTTCCCCGAGGGCGGGCCCCGCAACAGGGCGGTCTCCGTCTACACCCTGTTCGGCGCGGGAGGCTTCACGGCCGGCCTGATCCTCTCCGGCTGGCTGACGGAGACGTCCTGGCGCTGGGCCTTCGCCTTCCCGGCCCCGGTGGTGCTGCTGCTCTTCGCGTGCGGGCTGCGCCTGATCCCGAGGAGCGACGAGGGCACCGCCCCGAGCACTCCGAGAGGAGCCACGGAAAACACCGCAAAGGGCCGGAGCGTTCCAACGGGGGCCGCGGAAAGCGCCCTGAAGGGGCGCGGGGAACTGCGCGACCAACCCCCACCGGGCCGCACCCGGACGACGACCCGGCACTTCGGCATCCCCAGCGCCCTCACTCTCCTCGGAGCCCTCCTGGCCCTCGTCCAAGGCATCACCCAGCTCCCGGCGCACGGCTGGAGCGACCCGAGAGCCGTCGGGCCGCTCTGCACCGCTGCCCTGCTGCTGTCGGCCTTCCGGCAGATCGAGCGTCGCTCCACCGCCCCGCTCCTGAACCTCGGCCCCCTGCGAGGCAACCCCACCCTCATCCGCTCCGCCGTCGGCGCCGCCTGCCTCAACGGCTCCTATCTGGGCCTCCTGTTCGTCCTGACGTACCAGGCCCAGACCCTCGCCGGCTGGTCCCCCCTCCGCACGGCGTTCGCCCTGCTCCCGGCCGCCGCGCCCCCTGCGCTCACCGCGCCGGCCGCCGGCCGCCTGGTCGCCAGGTTCGGCGCCCCGCGCCTCATCGTGGCCGGCGCGGCCTGCGCGTTCGCGGGCACCCTGCTGCAACTCCGGCCGCATCCATGGCCGTTGGACTACCCGGCCCGGATGCTGCCGACGCTCCTCCTCGTCGGCGCCGCCTTCGTGCTCTCCTTCGCCGCGCTCAACATGCAGGCGATGTCCCGCCTCGCCCCCGCCGACCGGCTCACCGGCAGCGGCCTGTACCAGACGGCCGTCCAGCTCGCCGCGGTCCTCGCGGTCGCGCTCTGCGCCGCCCTGCTCGCCGCCCACGCGCCGGTGCCCGGCGCGGGCCCGGCCGCCGCGGCGGCGGCCTGCCGGCCGGCACTGACCCTGGTCGCCGCCCTCGGCCTCCTCGGTCTGCTCGTCGGCCTCACCGGCCTGATCCGCACCCAGCCCCCACCCTCCTCACCACACCACGGGGAATGA
- a CDS encoding acyl carrier protein — MDQTTQTWVFDDLDDELDDLDYEFERDQIVEVVPPSLAHLASVGLAERTRLIDAYVRGELARVLRVAPESIDTVGRPMNSLGIGSINGLELQRRMEAALRVDVNLNRLLRANSAAELVDCLAGQLGPEDSPHKHAGRGWHHLVAHHVPSPR, encoded by the coding sequence ATGGACCAGACAACGCAGACCTGGGTCTTCGACGACCTGGACGACGAACTCGACGATCTGGACTACGAGTTCGAGCGCGACCAGATCGTCGAGGTGGTGCCGCCCAGCCTCGCGCACCTCGCCTCCGTCGGCCTCGCCGAGCGCACCCGGCTCATCGACGCGTACGTGCGCGGCGAACTCGCCCGGGTGCTGCGGGTCGCCCCGGAGAGCATCGACACCGTGGGCCGCCCGATGAACAGCCTGGGCATCGGCTCCATCAACGGCCTGGAACTCCAGCGCCGCATGGAGGCCGCGCTGCGTGTCGACGTCAACCTCAACCGGCTGCTGCGCGCCAACAGCGCGGCCGAGCTGGTCGACTGCCTCGCCGGCCAGCTCGGCCCGGAGGACAGCCCGCACAAGCACGCCGGCCGCGGCTGGCACCACCTGGTCGCGCACCACGTGCCGAGCCCGAGGTGA